A genomic stretch from Dissulfuribacter thermophilus includes:
- the gyrB gene encoding DNA topoisomerase (ATP-hydrolyzing) subunit B, producing MTQNSSDYEAKQLKVLSGLTAVRKRPAMYIGNTGEEGLHHLVYEVVDNSIDEALAGYCTKILITIHEDNSITIEDNGRGIPVDIHPTEKIPGLELVMTRLHAGGKFDHQTYKVSGGLHGVGVSVVNALSLWLKAEVYRDGYIWTQSYKRGEPEGPLQQLGRTKKTGTKITFKPDPEIFQETTIFKYPILQARMRELAYLNPAVKIILHDERSGEKNEFHYKGGISSFVEYLNRNKDLVNEKPIYIEGAKDNVEVEVAFQYNRGYQEKVLSYVNNIRTKEGGTHVAGFRIALTKCLNKYASDDVVPKKLREKMEGEDVREGLTCVISVRVPNPQFEGQTKTKLGNSEVRSIVASIVSEGLTTYLEENPSVAKKILQKAVEAARAREAARRAKELARKKGSGNELLMAGKLAECQEKDPEKREIFIVEGDSAGGSAKQGRDRRFQAILPLRGKIMNVEKARFDKMLASEEIKQLIAALGTGIGPEDFDPDKVRYHKIIIMTDADVDGAHIRTLLLTFFYRQMIDLIDRGYIYVAQPPLYRVSTGKKNERFLKDDDELDSFLFERVTKDLKIRIQGFDKTFEGNEVKKLFNKLSNYEKAVTELCKKGLWKEVIQDIFELNISSQDQFDDYEYTVNLTKKFKDKGYIVGPINPSSGEHGGYEFNIAKRDLAYLNTTIGPELLVLPEFHRAIKAYQKISDFFGKEFFVISGNEEKKFEEIEVMLDYIRNLGRRGLNIQRYKGLGEMNPDQLWETTMNPEKRRLLRVTISDANEAENLFTTLMGDKVEPRKEFIQQHALEVEELDI from the coding sequence ATGACCCAAAATAGTTCTGATTACGAGGCTAAACAATTAAAGGTATTAAGTGGCCTAACAGCAGTACGAAAAAGACCTGCAATGTATATAGGAAATACAGGAGAAGAAGGACTTCATCATTTAGTATATGAAGTGGTTGATAATAGTATAGATGAAGCCCTAGCAGGCTATTGCACAAAAATACTCATAACAATACATGAAGATAATTCAATTACAATTGAAGACAACGGGAGAGGTATTCCTGTAGACATTCATCCAACTGAAAAAATACCAGGTCTTGAACTTGTAATGACCAGACTCCATGCAGGGGGAAAATTTGATCATCAGACATACAAGGTTTCAGGAGGACTTCACGGAGTTGGTGTTTCAGTGGTCAATGCCCTATCACTATGGCTGAAGGCAGAAGTTTACAGAGATGGTTACATATGGACACAGTCGTATAAAAGAGGTGAACCAGAAGGTCCGCTACAACAACTAGGCCGAACAAAAAAAACTGGAACAAAAATAACTTTTAAACCCGATCCAGAGATTTTCCAAGAGACTACAATATTCAAATACCCAATATTACAAGCACGTATGCGCGAACTCGCCTATCTTAATCCTGCAGTAAAAATCATTCTACATGACGAAAGAAGTGGGGAGAAAAACGAATTTCACTACAAGGGTGGAATATCAAGTTTTGTAGAATATTTGAATCGAAACAAGGACTTGGTAAATGAAAAACCAATCTATATCGAAGGTGCTAAAGATAATGTCGAAGTAGAGGTGGCATTTCAATACAATCGCGGCTACCAGGAAAAGGTCCTCAGCTATGTAAATAATATTAGGACAAAGGAAGGCGGAACTCATGTAGCTGGTTTCAGAATAGCATTGACAAAATGTCTTAATAAATATGCAAGTGACGACGTGGTACCCAAAAAATTACGGGAAAAGATGGAAGGAGAAGACGTTCGAGAGGGCCTAACCTGTGTAATATCGGTTAGAGTGCCAAATCCTCAGTTTGAAGGGCAAACAAAGACCAAATTGGGTAATAGTGAGGTAAGATCAATAGTAGCTTCAATAGTAAGCGAAGGACTTACCACATATCTTGAGGAAAATCCATCTGTTGCAAAAAAGATCCTTCAAAAAGCAGTTGAAGCAGCTAGGGCACGGGAGGCTGCAAGGAGAGCAAAGGAACTGGCTAGGAAAAAGGGTTCTGGAAATGAACTGTTAATGGCTGGAAAATTAGCCGAATGTCAGGAGAAAGACCCAGAAAAAAGAGAAATATTTATTGTAGAGGGAGATTCAGCTGGAGGTAGTGCAAAACAGGGAAGAGATAGACGTTTTCAAGCAATACTACCCTTACGCGGAAAGATAATGAACGTCGAAAAGGCCAGATTCGATAAAATGCTTGCAAGTGAAGAGATAAAACAGCTGATAGCAGCGCTAGGTACGGGAATAGGACCAGAAGATTTTGATCCTGATAAGGTCAGATATCATAAAATCATTATTATGACAGATGCTGACGTTGACGGAGCTCATATTAGGACCTTACTTCTAACCTTTTTCTACAGACAGATGATTGATTTAATAGATAGAGGATATATTTATGTTGCTCAGCCCCCACTTTATAGAGTTTCAACAGGCAAAAAAAATGAACGTTTTTTAAAGGATGATGATGAATTAGATTCCTTTTTGTTTGAAAGGGTGACCAAAGATTTAAAAATCCGTATTCAAGGTTTTGATAAAACCTTTGAGGGAAATGAAGTAAAAAAATTATTTAATAAATTATCTAATTATGAAAAAGCCGTAACCGAACTCTGTAAAAAAGGCTTATGGAAAGAAGTAATTCAGGATATTTTTGAATTGAATATTTCCTCACAAGATCAATTTGATGACTATGAATATACCGTAAATTTAACAAAGAAGTTCAAAGATAAAGGATATATAGTAGGACCAATAAATCCATCATCAGGAGAACATGGAGGATATGAATTCAATATAGCAAAAAGAGATTTAGCGTATTTAAATACTACGATTGGTCCAGAATTATTGGTATTACCTGAATTTCATAGAGCAATAAAAGCATATCAAAAAATATCTGATTTTTTTGGAAAAGAATTCTTTGTGATATCCGGCAATGAAGAAAAGAAATTTGAAGAAATTGAAGTTATGCTGGATTACATAAGAAATCTTGGAAGACGAGGCCTAAATATTCAAAGATATAAAGGTCTTGGAGAAATGAATCCAGATCAACTCTGGGAAACCACCATGAATCCAGAAAAGAGAAGACTCTTAAGGGTAACAATAAGTGATGCAAATGAAGCAGAAAATTTATTTACAACTCTAATGGGAGATAAGGTTGAACCAAGAAAAGAATTTATACAGCAACATGCTCTAGAAGTAGAGGAGCTGGATATATAG
- the serS gene encoding serine--tRNA ligase encodes MLDIKLIRSNPDIVRDALRKRNYEFDLDGFLRLDEEYRRLLHRGEELRSQRNSISTQIGKLKKEGKSADEYLEKMQEINSELKDNEKALGSLKEKIQALVLSIPNIPHDSVPIGQDDSENVVVKRWGDIVEKPFDALPHWDLGTKLGILDFERAAKITGSRFCVYVGLGARLERALISFMLDLHTKEHGYTEVLPPFIVNSSSLRGTGQLPKFEEDLFKLNFRDYYLIPTAEVPVTNLYRDEILQESDLPKYYCAYTPCFRSEAGSHGKDVRGIVRQHQFNKVELVKFVHPDTSYDELESLLLDAEEVLQHLNLPYRVVNLCSGDLGFSAAKTYDIEVWLPGQKRFLEISSCSNFEDFQARRANIRFKDKKNKKNRFVHTLNGSGLAVGRTVVAIMENYQREDGGIDIPEALVPYMGGITEIAPPSK; translated from the coding sequence ATGCTAGACATAAAACTCATTAGATCCAACCCTGATATCGTTAGGGATGCATTAAGAAAAAGAAACTACGAGTTCGATCTCGATGGATTTCTTAGGCTCGATGAAGAATATAGGCGTCTACTGCATAGGGGAGAAGAACTTAGAAGCCAGCGTAATAGCATTAGTACGCAGATTGGCAAATTAAAAAAAGAAGGAAAATCAGCAGACGAATATCTGGAAAAAATGCAGGAGATAAATAGCGAGCTCAAGGATAATGAAAAGGCTCTTGGATCCTTAAAAGAAAAAATTCAGGCCCTTGTCTTGAGTATTCCCAACATACCGCACGACTCCGTACCTATTGGACAGGACGACTCAGAAAACGTAGTGGTAAAGAGATGGGGTGATATTGTTGAAAAGCCGTTTGATGCCCTACCCCATTGGGACCTTGGTACTAAATTAGGAATATTGGACTTTGAAAGGGCGGCAAAGATTACTGGTTCAAGGTTTTGTGTATATGTTGGTCTTGGGGCCAGGCTTGAAAGGGCACTTATCAGCTTCATGTTGGACCTACACACCAAGGAACACGGTTACACTGAAGTCTTGCCACCTTTTATCGTCAATTCCAGTTCGCTTAGGGGAACAGGACAACTTCCCAAATTTGAGGAGGATCTATTTAAATTAAACTTCAGAGACTATTATCTCATTCCAACTGCAGAAGTTCCTGTAACCAATTTATATAGAGATGAGATCCTTCAGGAGTCTGATCTTCCAAAATATTATTGTGCCTATACCCCTTGTTTTAGATCAGAGGCAGGTAGTCACGGAAAAGACGTTCGTGGCATAGTAAGACAACATCAATTTAACAAGGTAGAGTTAGTCAAATTTGTTCACCCTGACACCTCTTATGATGAATTGGAATCTCTCCTTTTGGATGCAGAAGAAGTACTTCAACACCTTAATCTACCGTACAGGGTGGTTAATCTCTGTTCAGGGGATCTTGGTTTTTCTGCAGCTAAAACTTACGATATTGAAGTTTGGCTCCCTGGGCAGAAGAGATTCCTTGAGATTTCTTCATGCAGTAACTTTGAGGACTTTCAGGCCAGGAGGGCAAATATTAGATTCAAGGACAAAAAGAATAAGAAAAATCGTTTTGTTCACACTCTAAATGGTTCTGGACTAGCTGTAGGGCGTACTGTAGTGGCCATTATGGAAAATTACCAAAGAGAGGATGGAGGAATAGATATTCCAGAGGCCCTGGTACCATATATGGGAGGTATCACTGAAATCGCTCCGCCTTCCAAATAA
- the carA gene encoding glutamine-hydrolyzing carbamoyl-phosphate synthase small subunit — protein sequence MKALIAFEDGKVFEGKSFTGPGEAVGEVVFNTAMTGYQEVLTDPSYKGQIVTMTYPLIGNYGVNSQDIESSGIHLEAFVMREYEAEYSNWRAEKSLKDYLIENGKLGIHQVDTRAITRHIRLKGAMKAVISTEISDPEELVRRAKEAPGLEGRDLVKEVTTKNHYSWIEDRPVEIILPTKPSSPNQSINNKWRIACIDCGLKFNQLRLFVKRGVEPIVFPCTASPEEILSISPHGCFVSNGPGDPAALQYIVDTVRSLLGKVPIFGICLGHQILGQALGANTYKLKFGHHGANQPVKDLETGKIEITSQNHGFAVDERTLQDGVKVTHVNLNDNTVEGIEAKDLCAFSVQYHPENAPGPHDSEYLFDRFLQKIRTFWE from the coding sequence ATGAAGGCCCTGATTGCATTTGAAGATGGAAAAGTCTTTGAGGGAAAATCTTTTACTGGCCCTGGAGAGGCAGTGGGGGAGGTGGTCTTCAACACTGCCATGACAGGTTATCAGGAGGTCCTTACGGATCCATCATATAAGGGCCAGATAGTTACCATGACCTATCCACTCATTGGTAATTATGGGGTAAATAGCCAGGACATTGAGTCCTCAGGTATACACCTTGAGGCCTTTGTGATGAGGGAATATGAGGCTGAATACAGCAACTGGCGAGCTGAAAAGTCTCTAAAAGATTATCTCATTGAAAATGGAAAGCTTGGAATCCATCAGGTGGATACAAGGGCTATTACACGCCATATAAGGCTAAAGGGAGCCATGAAGGCTGTCATTTCCACTGAGATCAGCGATCCAGAAGAACTCGTAAGGAGAGCCAAAGAGGCACCAGGTCTCGAGGGTAGGGATCTTGTGAAGGAAGTGACCACGAAAAATCACTACAGCTGGATAGAAGACAGACCTGTTGAAATAATTCTTCCAACTAAACCTTCTTCTCCTAATCAGAGCATCAATAACAAATGGAGAATAGCTTGTATTGACTGTGGATTGAAATTCAACCAATTGAGATTGTTTGTGAAAAGGGGAGTGGAACCAATAGTCTTTCCATGCACTGCTTCACCAGAAGAGATTCTCTCTATATCGCCTCATGGTTGTTTTGTATCGAATGGGCCAGGAGATCCAGCAGCATTGCAATATATAGTGGATACTGTGAGGTCTCTTTTGGGAAAGGTTCCCATATTTGGAATTTGTCTGGGCCACCAGATTCTAGGCCAGGCCCTTGGAGCAAATACATATAAACTAAAATTCGGACACCATGGGGCCAATCAACCAGTGAAAGACCTTGAGACTGGAAAGATTGAGATTACAAGCCAGAATCACGGCTTTGCAGTCGACGAAAGAACTCTCCAAGATGGAGTAAAGGTGACCCATGTCAACTTAAATGACAACACAGTGGAAGGTATCGAGGCCAAGGACCTTTGTGCATTTTCTGTACAGTATCACCCTGAAAACGCCCCAGGTCCTCATGATTCAGAATATTTATTTGACAGATTTCTTCAAAAGATCCGCACATTTTGGGAGTAA
- a CDS encoding HAD family hydrolase, whose product MNRKLDQIKLLIFDCDGVLFDSRKANFEYYNRICSLAGRPPITEEEFHFVHMHTAEESVKFLFRNFPELMDQALDIARNLSYDDFIQYMEFEPGVPDVLSEIKKKRFFTAISTNRSTTMPLLVKMFDLKKWFDLIVCALDVSKPKPHPEGVQKILDHFGVSNELAMYIGDSEVDEKVAKRAGIPLIAYKNPALNAMFHVKHFNQILNILPENR is encoded by the coding sequence ATGAATAGAAAACTCGATCAGATAAAGCTTCTAATATTTGATTGTGACGGAGTGCTTTTTGATTCTAGAAAAGCAAATTTTGAATACTATAATCGCATATGTAGTCTTGCAGGTAGGCCTCCTATTACTGAGGAGGAATTCCACTTCGTTCACATGCACACAGCTGAAGAATCAGTAAAATTTCTCTTTAGAAATTTTCCGGAATTGATGGATCAGGCCCTGGATATTGCAAGAAATCTCTCCTATGATGATTTTATACAGTATATGGAGTTTGAGCCGGGAGTACCAGACGTTTTGTCTGAAATAAAAAAGAAGAGATTTTTTACGGCAATATCTACCAATAGAAGTACCACAATGCCTCTATTGGTTAAAATGTTTGATCTTAAGAAATGGTTTGATCTTATTGTATGTGCCCTCGATGTATCAAAGCCTAAGCCTCATCCAGAAGGAGTACAAAAAATTTTAGATCACTTTGGAGTATCTAATGAATTAGCCATGTATATTGGAGATTCAGAGGTTGATGAAAAAGTTGCAAAAAGGGCAGGTATTCCTCTTATTGCCTATAAAAACCCTGCCCTTAATGCTATGTTTCACGTGAAACACTTTAATCAGATATTAAATATATTACCTGAAAACCGATAA
- a CDS encoding class I SAM-dependent methyltransferase produces the protein MNMYHNIKGNSIKLEQIIFEKIDNSGPITFAEFMEMALYYPHHGYYARGHVPIGRSGDFVTSPHASPVFGGVIALQLYEMWNLLGKDEFNLCEIGAGSGLFMHDILNYIRTNLPDFYSHLKVFIVEPIGSLEAVQRDLLKEFPCTWFNSLEEIGSINGCIVSNELIDAFPVHMIEKREEGFFEVYISHEDRKHLTETYGSLSDERLQSYIHQYLGNVDLGYRTEINLILKDWLSEVANVLKKGFLFTIDYGFSRRDYYSPLRKRGTLRAFYQHTLSDDLYSNPGERDITHHVNFTDMLEWGSELNLQPIGFCNQWSFLASLGIEKVIETLYPKGLDPFSPALAGIKMLLLPQGMGDSHKFFIQAKGINSNVCLSGFKFQNKIDKLL, from the coding sequence ATGAATATGTACCACAACATTAAGGGGAATTCCATAAAATTAGAGCAGATTATTTTTGAAAAAATCGACAATTCTGGACCAATTACCTTTGCCGAATTTATGGAAATGGCCCTTTATTATCCTCATCATGGTTATTATGCCAGAGGGCATGTTCCTATTGGTAGGTCCGGCGATTTTGTTACATCTCCTCATGCCAGTCCTGTCTTTGGAGGCGTTATCGCCCTTCAACTTTATGAAATGTGGAATCTTTTAGGAAAAGATGAGTTTAACCTATGTGAAATAGGTGCTGGGTCTGGCCTTTTTATGCATGACATTCTCAACTATATTAGGACCAATTTACCTGACTTTTATTCTCATTTAAAAGTTTTTATTGTGGAACCAATAGGGTCTTTGGAGGCGGTTCAAAGGGATTTATTAAAAGAATTTCCATGTACCTGGTTTAATAGTCTAGAGGAAATTGGGTCTATCAATGGTTGTATTGTCTCAAATGAACTTATCGATGCCTTTCCAGTTCATATGATTGAAAAGAGGGAAGAGGGTTTTTTCGAAGTATATATATCTCATGAAGATAGAAAACATCTTACAGAAACCTATGGTAGCCTTTCTGATGAAAGGCTTCAGTCCTATATTCATCAATATTTAGGTAATGTTGATTTGGGATATCGTACAGAAATTAATTTAATCTTAAAGGACTGGCTATCTGAGGTGGCAAATGTCCTTAAAAAAGGCTTTTTATTTACCATTGATTATGGTTTTTCTAGGAGAGACTACTACAGTCCTTTAAGAAAAAGAGGGACGCTCAGGGCTTTTTATCAGCACACTTTAAGTGATGATTTGTATTCAAATCCTGGGGAACGTGATATTACTCATCATGTTAATTTTACTGATATGTTAGAGTGGGGATCTGAATTAAATCTTCAACCTATTGGTTTTTGTAATCAATGGAGTTTTCTAGCTTCATTGGGGATAGAAAAGGTTATAGAAACTCTTTATCCCAAGGGGTTGGATCCTTTTTCTCCAGCTCTTGCCGGTATAAAAATGCTTTTATTACCTCAGGGGATGGGGGATTCACACAAATTTTTTATTCAGGCAAAAGGGATTAATTCAAATGTTTGTCTTTCAGGATTTAAATTTCAAAATAAGATTGATAAACTATTATGA
- a CDS encoding valine--tRNA ligase, translated as MSEARSNQGLPKAYDFAPVEQKWYREWVEKGLFKPIEDPSRPAFSMVIPPPNVTGVLHIGHALNNTLQDILARYKRMDGYATLWVPGTDHAGIATQNVVERMLAQEGLTRHDLGREKFIDRVWEWKKKSGGRIIEQLKRLGCSCDWSRERFTMDEGLSRAVREVFVRLFEEGLIYKGDYIINWCPRCHTALADIEVEHEEKEGKLWHIKYPVVDADANTTGSYIIVATTRPETMLGDTAVAVHPEDDRYKDLVGKEIELPLVNRKIPVIADDHVDPEFGTGAVKVTPAHDFNDFEMGLRHKLPSVNIFDENARINENGGPYKGLDRYEARSRIIEDLEANGLLEKVDEHLHAVGHCYRCKTVVEPRLSKQWFVKVKPLAEVALNAVKEGRTNIVPESWFRTYEEWMTNIRDWCISRQIWWGHRIPAWECENCGELIVKRDDPVSCPKCGSTSLKREQDVLDTWFSSALWPFSTLGWPDETEDLRRFYPTSVLITSFDILFFWVARMMMMGLHFMGDVPFKYVYLHALVRDKDGKKMSKSKGNVIDPLVIMEKYGTDAVRFTLAAFAAQGRDIKLSEERIEGYKHFINKIWNASRLILMNLDEKDQGGLVITQDIEELKDLKPNLPEKWILSRLMHTTENVRTALDAFDFDVAARALYSFFWHEFCDWYLEMAKPHLNSESEAERNRSIAVSLFVLDSSLRLLHPFIPFVTEELWHYLPGKSDSYIMTAPFPKVDSTVLDREAEDAIQILMSIIGGIRNSRAELGIHPGAQLSIKVLPHTEKIKNLIQDSSIYIKQLARVEKIEFLSADDERPKGSATIILDNVEIFISLSGLLDVEEELNKLSKQEKKLRNDLERSKKKLENPNFVNKAPEDVVAKEKEKVEQFLKRLEKIEHHKRTLEELCKKES; from the coding sequence ATGTCAGAAGCCAGATCCAATCAGGGCCTACCCAAGGCCTACGATTTTGCCCCTGTAGAGCAAAAATGGTACAGGGAGTGGGTAGAAAAAGGACTTTTTAAGCCAATTGAGGATCCATCGAGACCCGCATTTTCAATGGTAATTCCTCCACCAAATGTAACAGGGGTACTCCACATTGGCCATGCACTGAACAACACCCTGCAAGACATACTTGCGAGATACAAACGAATGGATGGCTACGCCACCCTATGGGTGCCAGGTACAGACCATGCAGGAATTGCAACCCAGAACGTGGTGGAAAGGATGCTGGCACAAGAGGGTCTGACACGACACGACCTTGGAAGAGAAAAATTTATAGATCGAGTCTGGGAGTGGAAGAAAAAGAGCGGTGGAAGGATAATAGAACAGTTAAAGCGGCTTGGATGTTCCTGTGACTGGTCAAGAGAACGTTTTACTATGGACGAAGGCCTAAGTAGGGCTGTTCGTGAGGTCTTTGTAAGGCTGTTTGAAGAAGGCCTAATATATAAAGGAGATTATATTATAAATTGGTGTCCAAGGTGTCATACAGCCCTTGCAGATATTGAAGTTGAACACGAAGAGAAAGAGGGGAAACTCTGGCACATAAAATATCCAGTAGTTGATGCCGACGCTAACACCACAGGTTCATACATAATAGTTGCCACTACACGACCAGAGACAATGCTAGGTGATACGGCTGTAGCAGTACATCCGGAAGATGATCGATATAAGGACCTTGTGGGAAAAGAGATCGAGCTGCCTCTCGTTAATAGAAAGATTCCAGTGATTGCTGATGACCATGTAGATCCTGAATTTGGAACAGGTGCAGTCAAGGTCACTCCTGCCCATGATTTTAACGATTTTGAAATGGGGCTACGTCATAAACTCCCATCCGTTAATATATTCGATGAAAATGCCCGTATTAATGAAAATGGTGGGCCATATAAGGGGCTAGACCGGTATGAAGCGCGATCTCGTATTATAGAGGATCTTGAGGCTAATGGGCTACTCGAGAAGGTAGATGAGCATTTACATGCAGTAGGGCATTGCTACAGGTGTAAGACCGTAGTCGAGCCAAGGCTCTCCAAGCAGTGGTTTGTAAAGGTAAAACCCCTGGCAGAGGTGGCACTAAATGCTGTAAAGGAGGGTCGGACAAATATAGTTCCAGAATCCTGGTTCAGGACATATGAAGAGTGGATGACTAATATTCGGGACTGGTGCATCTCTCGTCAGATTTGGTGGGGTCATAGGATTCCTGCCTGGGAGTGTGAGAATTGTGGCGAGTTAATTGTAAAGAGAGATGATCCTGTATCGTGTCCGAAGTGTGGATCAACAAGTCTAAAAAGGGAACAGGATGTCTTAGACACATGGTTCAGCTCAGCACTTTGGCCCTTTTCTACTCTGGGTTGGCCAGATGAGACAGAGGACTTAAGGCGTTTTTATCCCACAAGTGTACTTATAACTAGTTTTGACATACTATTTTTCTGGGTAGCGCGAATGATGATGATGGGGCTCCATTTTATGGGTGATGTCCCGTTTAAGTATGTGTACCTGCACGCACTTGTTAGAGATAAAGATGGCAAAAAGATGAGTAAGTCTAAGGGGAATGTGATAGATCCCCTGGTCATTATGGAAAAGTATGGAACAGATGCAGTTAGATTTACTCTGGCCGCTTTTGCCGCTCAGGGCAGAGACATAAAGCTCTCAGAGGAGAGGATAGAAGGATATAAACATTTTATAAATAAGATTTGGAATGCAAGCCGTTTAATCCTCATGAATTTGGATGAGAAGGATCAAGGAGGCTTGGTTATAACTCAAGATATAGAGGAACTAAAAGATCTCAAACCAAACCTCCCGGAAAAGTGGATTCTATCCCGACTCATGCACACTACTGAGAATGTGAGAACTGCCCTAGATGCCTTTGATTTTGATGTGGCAGCAAGGGCACTTTACAGCTTTTTCTGGCATGAATTCTGTGATTGGTACCTTGAAATGGCTAAGCCTCATCTCAACTCAGAAAGTGAGGCTGAGCGAAACCGATCTATAGCGGTATCCCTATTTGTTCTTGATTCAAGCCTAAGGCTGTTACACCCATTTATTCCATTTGTCACCGAGGAACTCTGGCATTATCTTCCTGGTAAGAGTGATTCATATATTATGACTGCGCCCTTCCCAAAGGTGGATTCCACTGTCCTAGATCGTGAGGCAGAGGATGCAATTCAAATTCTCATGTCCATTATAGGAGGAATTAGAAATTCGAGGGCAGAGCTCGGTATCCATCCAGGGGCGCAATTGAGCATTAAAGTATTGCCTCATACGGAAAAAATCAAAAATTTGATCCAAGACAGCTCAATATATATTAAACAGTTGGCTCGAGTAGAAAAAATTGAATTTTTAAGTGCTGATGATGAGAGGCCAAAAGGATCTGCAACAATAATCCTTGATAATGTAGAAATATTCATCAGTCTTTCTGGATTACTTGATGTGGAAGAAGAGCTGAATAAGCTAAGCAAGCAGGAGAAAAAGCTAAGAAATGACCTTGAAAGGTCTAAAAAGAAACTAGAAAATCCAAATTTTGTTAACAAAGCTCCAGAAGATGTGGTGGCAAAAGAAAAAGAAAAGGTGGAGCAGTTTTTAAAACGCCTGGAAAAGATCGAGCACCACAAGCGTACTCTCGAGGAGCTTTGTAAGAAGGAGTCATAA
- the dnaN gene encoding DNA polymerase III subunit beta: MLRAVVKKSLILDPLSKIQTVVDKKTTMHLLNNVLIYSEGGKLSLEATDLEISYKGTFDVEIQDEGELTVNARKLYDIIRELPTEEFLLEQLPDNWLRINIGDKGEYKIGGLPVENFPRFTFLNNGKGFELEQSHLKKMILKTVLAVATDESKYALTGLLIESDRENKVLRAVGSDSHRLNLMEVPMPEGLDSDISLIIPRKGALEIIKLLDKELTVKIETDEKFLHLDCGNEHLNIRLVDGSYPDYRAILPEERIRSVIFDRVEMINILKRISIVSPDPEVKGVKMLFTPGEVLVESMSKESSDAKEKTTINYDGEPFVTALNARYMIETLNVMDSTEIKLTINDDESPCILEGDEDKGFLALIMPMTLEEE, encoded by the coding sequence ATGTTACGGGCAGTTGTAAAAAAAAGTCTAATTCTTGATCCACTTTCAAAGATTCAAACTGTCGTAGACAAAAAAACCACAATGCATCTCTTGAATAACGTGCTTATATATTCAGAAGGTGGAAAACTCTCCCTAGAAGCCACTGACCTTGAAATTAGTTACAAAGGGACTTTTGACGTTGAAATACAGGATGAAGGCGAATTAACTGTAAATGCTAGAAAACTATATGATATTATAAGGGAACTTCCTACTGAAGAATTTCTACTGGAACAGCTACCTGACAATTGGCTACGAATAAATATTGGTGATAAGGGAGAGTATAAAATAGGAGGCCTACCAGTAGAAAATTTCCCTCGTTTTACATTTTTAAATAATGGAAAAGGCTTTGAATTAGAACAATCACATTTAAAAAAGATGATATTGAAAACGGTCTTGGCTGTAGCTACTGATGAATCGAAATATGCCCTTACAGGGCTCCTAATCGAAAGTGATAGGGAAAATAAAGTTCTAAGAGCGGTAGGTTCAGATAGTCACCGGTTAAATCTTATGGAAGTTCCTATGCCTGAAGGTCTAGATTCTGACATCTCATTAATAATTCCTAGGAAAGGGGCCTTAGAAATAATAAAATTATTGGATAAAGAGTTGACAGTCAAAATTGAAACAGATGAAAAGTTTCTTCACCTAGACTGCGGTAACGAGCATTTGAATATAAGATTGGTAGATGGATCCTATCCAGATTATAGGGCAATTCTCCCAGAGGAAAGGATAAGAAGCGTAATTTTTGATAGAGTAGAAATGATTAATATCTTAAAAAGAATTTCCATTGTTTCACCGGATCCTGAGGTAAAGGGCGTAAAAATGCTTTTTACACCAGGAGAGGTGCTTGTAGAATCAATGAGCAAAGAATCCAGTGATGCAAAAGAAAAAACAACAATAAATTACGATGGCGAGCCTTTTGTAACAGCATTGAATGCCCGTTATATGATAGAAACATTAAATGTTATGGATTCAACTGAGATAAAACTCACAATTAATGATGATGAATCCCCATGTATTTTAGAAGGTGATGAGGACAAAGGATTTTTAGCCTTAATAATGCCAATGACCCTGGAAGAAGAATAA